The following are encoded in a window of Carassius auratus strain Wakin chromosome 6, ASM336829v1, whole genome shotgun sequence genomic DNA:
- the LOC113096829 gene encoding atypical chemokine receptor 3-like, translated as MSVNVNDFNDILDALGDLNFSALDDNVSHVEVCYSTFSQKALLYALSILYIFLFIIGLAANALVVWVNVRSERKRYETHLYILNLAIADLCVVATLPVSISSLLQLGHWPFGDAMCKITHLIFSVNLFSSIFFLTCMSADRYLSVKLFGDAPSQRKRRTRQLICVGVWLLAFFAALPETYFLQAEKSSHSDSIICKPVFPVDSTKEWIVGIQMSFFVLGFAIPFPIIAVFYILLAGTIQPSADHEHRISRRLIFTYIVVFLVCWLPYHGALLLDTLTFLNVIPFNCTLDNALYAALHLTQWFSLLHCCLNPIIYNFINKNYRYDLMKAFIFKYSTKTGLARLIDASHVSETEYSAVENQGPL; from the coding sequence ATGAGTGTGAACGTGAATGACTTCAATGACATTTTGGACGCACTGGGTGATCTGAACTTCTCAGCCCTTGACGATAATGTCTCCCATGTGGAAGTGTGTTATAGCACCTTCAGCCAGAAGGCTTTGCTCTATGCCCTCTCCATTCTCtacatcttcctcttcatcatCGGCTTGGCCGCCAATGCTCTGGTGGTATGGGTGAACGTGCGATCTGAAAGGAAACGTTATGAAACTCACCTGTATATCCTCAACCTTGCCATCGCTGACCTCTGCGTAGTGGCTACTCTTCCGGTCTCCATTAGTTCTCTGCTTCAGCTCGGCCACTGGCCCTTTGGTGATGCCATGTGCAAAATTACACACCTGATCTTCAGTGTCAACCTCTTCAGCAGTATCTTTTTCCTTACATGTATGAGTGCGGACCGCTACCTCTCTGTGAAACTTTTTGGAGATGCTCCCAGTCAGAGGAAGAGAAGGACCAGGCAGCTAATCTGTGTCGGCGTTTGGCTGCTGGCATTCTTTGCTGCCCTCCCTGAAACATACTTCCTCCAGGCAGAAAAATCCAGCCATTCAGATAGCATCATATGTAAACCAGTGTTCCCAGTGGACAGTACTAAGGAGTGGATAGTTGGAATCCAAATGAGTTTCTTCGTCCTCGGCTTTGCCATCCCCTTCCCTATCATTGCTGTGTTCTACATCCTCCTGGCCGGTACCATCCAACCCTCAGCTGACCATGAACATCGTATCAGTCGTCGCCTCATCTTCACCTACATTGTGGTCTTCCTAGTGTGTTGGCTTCCCTACCATGGAGCCCTCTTGCTTGACACTCTAACCTTTCTCAATGTGATTCCCTTCAACTGCACATTGGATAACGCTCTCTATGCAGCACTGCATCTCACCCAGTGGTTCTCTCTCCTTCACTGCTGCTTGAACCCCATCATCTACAACTTCATCAACAAGAACTACCGTTACGACCTGATGAAAGCCTTCATCTTCAAGTACTCTACCAAAACTGGCCTCGCTAGGCTTATCGATGCCTCACATGTGTCTGAGACAGAATATTCTGCTGTGGAGAACCAGGGACCATTATGA